One genomic segment of Helianthus annuus cultivar XRQ/B chromosome 14, HanXRQr2.0-SUNRISE, whole genome shotgun sequence includes these proteins:
- the LOC110885786 gene encoding endochitinase EP3, whose protein sequence is MKTLGIIIFAGVLLAGIQNSAAQNCGCSPDLCCSRFGYCGSDEAYCGAGCQEGPCFSPPPTNDVDVASIVTDAFFNGIIDQSDAGCEGRGFYSRATFLEALRNYPQFGRVGSEEDSRREIAAFFAHVTHETGHFCYINEINGPSRDYCDENDTQNPCNPSKGYFGRGPIQLSWNFNYGPAGRSIGFDGLNNPEIVATNPVISFQTALWYWMNNVQPVIGQGFGATIRAINGALECDGGNPDTVSARVRYYTQYCNQLGVAPGDNLRC, encoded by the exons ATGAAAACTTTAGGAATAATCATTTTTGCCGGAGTACTTTTAGCCGGAATCCAAAACTCCGCCGCCCAGAACTGCGGTTGCAGTCCAGACTTATGCTGTAGCCGGTTCGGTTACTGTGGCAGCGACGAGGCATACTGTGGTGCCGGCTGCCAAGAAGGGCCATGTTTCTCGCCCCCTCCTACGAATGATGTTGATGTTGCTAGCATAGTGACAGATGCATTTTTTAATGGTATCATTGATCAATCAGACGCCGGTTGTGAAGGGAGAGGGTTTTATTCACGTGCCACCTTCCTTGAAGCCCTTAGAAACTATCCCCAATTCGGTAGGGTTGGTTCTGAAGAAGATTCAAGGAGGGAGATTGCAGCCTTTTTCGCACATGTTACACACGAAACTGGCC ACTTTTGCTACATTAATGAGATAAACGGGCCTTCAAGGGATTACTGTGACGAAAATGATACTCAAAATCCGTGCAACCCAAGCAAGGGCTACTTCGGGAGGGGGCCAATCCAATTGTCATGGAATTTCAACTATGGTCCGGCCGGGAGAAGCATTGGGTTTGACGGATTAAACAATCCTGAAATTGTGGCTACAAATCCAGTCATCTCATTTCAAACTGCCTTATGGTATTGGATGAACAATGTTCAGCCGGTCATTGGTCAAGGGTTTGGAGCTACCATTCGAGCTATTAATGGAGCATTGGAATGTGATGGTGGCAATCCAGACACTGTAAGTGCTCGTGTACGTTACTACACTCAATATTGTAACCAACTTGGAGTTGCTCCAGGCGATAACCTTCGATGTTAG